From Candidatus Hadarchaeales archaeon, one genomic window encodes:
- a CDS encoding DUF2095 family protein, which translates to MEFTPEQFKKLFPHLAREMGKEGTVRISGSRTDEGEAEKAAMGEGFSPSAVDFLRRCDTEREAEEIIDYLEKRGEITHEYAEALRKQLKEKGVRSFGSKKEPGYYFEHFGFP; encoded by the coding sequence TTGGAGTTCACCCCGGAGCAGTTCAAGAAACTCTTCCCCCATCTGGCGAGGGAGATGGGGAAAGAAGGTACGGTGAGGATTTCGGGGAGCAGAACGGATGAAGGGGAGGCGGAAAAAGCGGCGATGGGTGAGGGGTTTTCCCCCTCCGCGGTGGACTTCCTGCGCAGGTGTGACACGGAGAGGGAGGCTGAAGAGATCATCGATTACTTGGAGAAAAGAGGAGAGATCACGCACGAGTATGCGGAGGCACTGAGGAAGCAGCTGAAGGAAAAGGGAGTGAGGAGCTTCGGGAGCAAAAAGGAACCTGGTTATTACTTTGAGCACTTCGGTTTTCCATGA
- the glmM gene encoding phosphoglucosamine mutase encodes MPHLFGTSGIRGLANLEVDSTLAMRVGLGLAHLLGNSGKVVVGRDNRTSSEMLESALLSGLLSGGCTVVRAGMIPTPVLAFATKKWKAKAGVMITASHNPPEYNGLKCWDGEGAAFTPEKEEELEREMEGAKGVEWGRVGRVEERDPVAEYLEWALDRFTPGERHRVVVDGGNGAASRVTPLLLRRGGCEVLSLNCFPSGEFPGRDPEPSPESLQDLSRVVVSSGAELGFAHDGDADRIAVVDDRGRFVHPDRLLALVASHLVGKGERMVTTVDASTVIEEWVERKGGKVVRTKVGDVNVAKTLREVGGKFGGEPSGAWIFPEAHLAPDGPLATLLILRMLEEEGRRLSELLEEVPCYPLLRKKVMCGQAEKGEKMEKLKRDHVKLKGVKGVEEVDGLRILFEEGSWVLVRPSGTEPCLRLTCEARKEEDAKKRMEEILSLLS; translated from the coding sequence CTCGCCATGAGGGTGGGATTGGGCCTAGCCCATCTACTGGGGAATTCCGGAAAAGTGGTGGTGGGAAGAGATAACCGGACTTCCAGCGAAATGCTTGAGAGCGCCCTCCTTTCCGGCCTCCTCTCCGGAGGATGTACGGTGGTGAGGGCGGGAATGATCCCTACACCCGTGCTGGCCTTCGCCACCAAGAAGTGGAAGGCAAAGGCTGGGGTGATGATTACCGCCTCCCACAATCCTCCGGAGTACAATGGCCTGAAATGCTGGGATGGGGAGGGTGCAGCCTTCACGCCCGAAAAAGAGGAGGAACTGGAAAGGGAAATGGAAGGGGCGAAGGGCGTGGAATGGGGGAGAGTGGGAAGGGTGGAGGAGAGAGATCCTGTGGCGGAATATCTGGAGTGGGCCCTGGACCGTTTCACCCCCGGGGAAAGGCATAGGGTAGTGGTGGACGGTGGAAACGGTGCGGCTTCTAGGGTGACCCCCCTCCTCCTCAGGAGGGGAGGGTGTGAAGTTTTATCCCTCAACTGTTTTCCCAGTGGGGAATTTCCGGGAAGGGATCCGGAGCCTTCTCCCGAGAGCCTTCAGGATCTTTCGAGGGTGGTGGTATCGAGTGGGGCAGAGCTTGGGTTTGCCCATGATGGTGATGCCGATAGGATAGCCGTAGTGGATGACAGGGGAAGATTCGTACATCCTGACAGGTTACTCGCTCTGGTGGCCTCCCACTTGGTGGGAAAAGGGGAAAGGATGGTGACTACCGTGGATGCTTCCACCGTGATAGAGGAATGGGTGGAAAGGAAGGGTGGGAAGGTGGTGAGGACGAAGGTAGGGGATGTGAACGTGGCTAAGACCCTCAGAGAAGTGGGGGGAAAGTTCGGTGGGGAGCCCAGCGGGGCTTGGATCTTTCCTGAGGCCCACCTAGCACCCGATGGTCCTCTAGCCACCCTCCTCATCCTCAGGATGCTGGAGGAGGAGGGAAGGAGGCTTTCTGAACTCCTGGAAGAAGTTCCCTGTTATCCCCTCCTCAGGAAAAAGGTGATGTGTGGTCAGGCGGAGAAGGGGGAGAAAATGGAGAAGTTGAAAAGGGACCATGTGAAGCTGAAGGGGGTGAAGGGAGTGGAGGAAGTGGATGGCCTCAGAATCCTTTTCGAGGAGGGAAGCTGGGTGCTGGTGAGACCTTCTGGAACTGAACCATGCTTGAGGCTAACCTGCGAGGCGAGGAAGGAGGAGGATGCCAAGAAGAGGATGGAGGAGATTCTTTCCCTTCTTTCCTGA
- a CDS encoding sugar phosphate nucleotidyltransferase, whose product MKAVVLAAGLGKRMRPLTFTRPKFLLPVAGKPALDRVLELLIDAFDEVGMVVGYGKEQIMERYGDGSSLGLKITYFHQQQLLGTAQAVSLVREWVGKEDFLVINGDTLTDEASIRRLLDLHAEKASSPDFGGCLAISEVEDASQYGVVFLEGERVVGVEEKPKVCEVKTVNAGVYIFTPEIFRAIERTERSERGEYEITTSLQLLLDEGKKIYASPLNFWADLGRPWDLLVANEHFLKRQKGEVHGKIEFGVHIEENVYVGEGTRIRSGSYIEGPVYIGRYCDIGPNCYIRPCTYIGDYVRIGHGVEIKNSIIMDHTHIAHLSYVGDSVIGSRCNLGAGTTIANLRLDEAEVEMEVEGNRVGTRRRKLGTIIADYVKTGVNCMINPGVKIGPYSAIGPGAVIYEDVPPRQIFLARPFIEKRSWGGEAEAGTSEE is encoded by the coding sequence ATGAAGGCAGTGGTATTGGCAGCGGGGTTGGGGAAGAGGATGCGTCCCCTCACCTTCACCCGCCCAAAGTTCCTCCTTCCGGTGGCGGGTAAGCCAGCTTTGGATCGGGTTCTGGAACTCCTCATCGATGCCTTTGACGAAGTTGGAATGGTGGTGGGATACGGAAAGGAACAAATCATGGAGAGGTATGGGGATGGTTCATCGCTGGGACTGAAGATAACCTACTTCCACCAGCAGCAGCTCTTGGGCACGGCACAGGCCGTTTCACTGGTGAGGGAATGGGTGGGAAAGGAGGATTTCTTGGTCATCAATGGGGATACCCTCACGGATGAGGCCTCCATCCGACGCCTTTTGGACCTTCATGCGGAGAAGGCTTCTTCCCCGGACTTCGGGGGGTGTTTGGCCATCTCCGAGGTGGAGGATGCAAGCCAGTATGGGGTGGTCTTTTTGGAGGGGGAGAGGGTGGTGGGGGTGGAGGAGAAGCCCAAAGTGTGTGAAGTCAAAACCGTTAATGCAGGGGTTTACATCTTCACTCCCGAAATCTTTAGGGCCATAGAGAGGACGGAGAGATCTGAGAGGGGGGAATACGAGATCACCACCTCCCTGCAGTTGCTCCTCGATGAGGGGAAGAAGATCTATGCTTCCCCCCTGAACTTTTGGGCCGATCTCGGAAGACCTTGGGACCTTTTGGTGGCCAACGAACACTTCCTGAAGAGACAGAAGGGGGAAGTCCATGGAAAGATAGAATTTGGAGTGCACATAGAGGAAAACGTCTATGTGGGGGAAGGAACTAGGATAAGATCTGGTTCTTACATAGAGGGTCCGGTTTACATAGGAAGATACTGTGATATAGGACCAAACTGTTACATAAGGCCCTGTACTTATATAGGAGATTACGTGAGGATTGGGCATGGAGTGGAGATCAAGAACAGCATCATCATGGATCATACGCACATCGCCCACCTTTCGTATGTGGGTGATTCCGTGATAGGAAGCAGGTGCAACCTTGGTGCCGGGACCACCATTGCCAACCTGCGTTTGGATGAGGCGGAGGTGGAGATGGAAGTGGAGGGAAACAGGGTGGGGACCAGGAGAAGGAAGCTCGGGACCATCATAGCCGATTATGTGAAGACGGGAGTGAACTGCATGATCAATCCCGGAGTGAAGATTGGTCCTTATTCGGCGATAGGACCTGGAGCGGTGATCTACGAGGACGTTCCCCCCAGACAGATCTTCCTCGCTAGGCCCTTCATAGAAAAGAGGAGCTGGGGAGGGGAGGCCGAGGCGGGGACTTCGGAGGAATAA
- a CDS encoding metallophosphoesterase, with protein sequence MRVLVVADLHLGIEGELAEQGISLPSQIPSARRKLEELIRRKKPDKLIFLGDVKHNVPTSTWREWAELPSFFEALSELVEVEVVKGNHDGDIEGMVPPGIKVHDPEGIRVGKVGLLHGHTWPSPELWNAGVLVCAHSHPAVEFRDSLGGRLVAPVWLKGRVDTSLLPPKRKKGVEGERELIVMPAFGELVGGYAVNGPSSEELLGPLFRCGAVRLEEMEAFLLDGTYLGRVKSLPARNNYPEEEG encoded by the coding sequence ATGCGGGTACTGGTAGTGGCCGATCTCCATTTGGGGATAGAAGGGGAGCTGGCAGAACAAGGTATTTCTCTTCCCAGCCAAATTCCCTCCGCACGAAGAAAACTGGAGGAGCTCATAAGGAGGAAAAAACCCGACAAGTTGATCTTCCTAGGAGACGTGAAACACAACGTTCCTACCAGCACCTGGAGGGAATGGGCCGAACTTCCCTCCTTTTTCGAAGCGTTGTCGGAACTGGTGGAGGTAGAAGTGGTGAAGGGAAACCATGACGGAGACATAGAAGGGATGGTACCTCCGGGGATAAAAGTACATGACCCTGAGGGGATAAGGGTGGGAAAGGTAGGACTCCTGCATGGCCACACCTGGCCTTCCCCCGAGCTGTGGAATGCGGGAGTACTGGTTTGTGCCCATAGCCACCCTGCCGTGGAGTTCAGGGATTCCCTAGGGGGCAGACTGGTGGCCCCAGTCTGGCTGAAGGGAAGGGTGGACACCTCCCTCCTCCCCCCGAAAAGGAAGAAGGGGGTGGAGGGCGAAAGGGAACTCATCGTGATGCCTGCCTTCGGGGAGCTGGTAGGAGGGTATGCCGTGAACGGACCTTCTTCGGAAGAACTCTTGGGTCCCCTCTTCAGATGCGGCGCCGTGCGCCTGGAAGAGATGGAGGCCTTCCTTTTGGATGGTACCTATCTGGGAAGGGTGAAGTCCCTTCCAGCAAGGAATAACTATCCTGAGGAAGAAGGATAA
- a CDS encoding redox-regulated ATPase YchF: MIELGLVGKPNTGKSTFFNAVTLANVPVANYPFTTIEPNVGVAYVRGKCPCVEFGVKCHPRNSTCMGGVRYIPVRIIDVAGLVKGAHQGKGLGNRFLDSLRMASALLHVVDAAGSTDENGRPCPPGTHDPLEDLAFLEEEIDLWLCGILERGWKKFTRTVELRGEDLEKELSRRLSGLGITEEQVSLALQRAPLDPSHPLELARELRKLSKPIMVVANKADLEPAQRNVERMRAAGYVVVPVSSEAELLLRRAAVKGLISYRPGDSSFSILKPEVLTPEQLKALEAVKRYLEKWGSTGVQECLDTAVYKFLNLIAVYPVEDENKLTDKEGNVLPDAFLVPRGTTARQLAYKIHTELGESFLYAIDARTKRRVGEDYQLKDGDVISIVAAKGR; the protein is encoded by the coding sequence ATGATAGAACTGGGTTTAGTGGGGAAGCCCAACACGGGTAAGAGTACCTTTTTCAATGCCGTCACCCTCGCCAATGTGCCAGTGGCCAACTATCCCTTCACCACCATCGAACCCAACGTGGGAGTGGCTTACGTGAGGGGGAAATGTCCATGCGTGGAATTTGGGGTAAAATGCCATCCGAGAAACTCCACCTGCATGGGAGGAGTGAGGTACATACCCGTGAGGATAATAGATGTGGCTGGTCTGGTGAAGGGGGCGCATCAGGGAAAGGGGTTGGGGAACAGGTTCTTGGATAGCCTTCGCATGGCCTCGGCCCTGCTACACGTGGTGGATGCAGCTGGTTCCACCGATGAAAACGGAAGGCCCTGTCCCCCCGGAACCCACGATCCCCTCGAGGACCTGGCTTTCCTGGAAGAGGAAATAGATCTTTGGTTGTGCGGTATTCTGGAGAGGGGATGGAAGAAATTCACCAGGACGGTGGAGCTCAGAGGAGAAGATTTGGAAAAGGAACTTTCAAGGAGGTTGAGCGGATTGGGCATCACGGAGGAGCAGGTTTCTTTGGCCCTTCAGCGGGCACCCCTGGATCCCTCCCATCCGCTTGAGCTGGCGAGGGAGCTCAGGAAGCTGAGCAAGCCCATCATGGTGGTGGCCAACAAGGCCGACCTAGAACCAGCCCAAAGAAATGTGGAGAGGATGCGCGCGGCAGGTTATGTGGTGGTTCCCGTAAGTTCGGAGGCCGAATTGCTCCTCAGAAGGGCCGCGGTCAAGGGCCTCATCTCCTATCGTCCGGGCGATTCTTCCTTTTCCATCCTCAAACCGGAGGTCCTCACTCCAGAACAGCTCAAGGCGCTGGAGGCCGTGAAGAGATACCTAGAAAAATGGGGGAGTACGGGGGTGCAGGAATGCCTGGATACTGCCGTTTATAAGTTCCTGAATCTGATAGCGGTATATCCCGTGGAGGACGAGAACAAGCTTACGGATAAGGAAGGAAATGTTCTCCCTGATGCCTTTTTGGTTCCGCGGGGGACCACGGCCAGACAATTAGCCTATAAAATCCACACAGAGTTGGGAGAATCCTTTCTCTACGCCATAGATGCGAGAACGAAACGTAGGGTTGGGGAAGACTATCAGTTGAAGGACGGTGACGTGATAAGCATCGTGGCCGCCAAGGGTAGATAG